CAGGCCGTCCAGACAGCCGGCGAAGGCGCCGGCGATGGGGTACGCCGGCACGCGGTCCGCGAACCCGCCCTTGTAGGCGGCGACGACGCGCTCGCGCGGCGTGGACTGGGTCGTCTTCTCCTCTTCCATGTGGCGGCCTCCTTCGAAGCGGATCGCCGCGATTATTGCCCAAGTCGACGGCGGCCTCAAGGCCCGGCGCGTGATTGTCCCAACTGGGATTCAGGTGCGTGAAGCGCGCTGCCAGGCGCGATAGGTCTCGTTGGCGAGGATGCCGAGCGCGATCGTGATCATCACGATGCCCAGGCCGAAGGTCAGCCGCCCGAGAAGCTGCGCCCAGTTGAGCAGCCCGAGCTGTCCGAGAAGATAGTTCCAGTCGTGGCCGGTAGGGTCGCCGCCGAGGAGCGGCAGCGCCCGCTTCTTCGCGTCAGCCATATAGATCGCGACGTCGGTGACGCTCTCGCCGGTCCAGAAGAGCGCGACGGCAAACGAGCCGAGCTGGCGCTGGTGGAGGAAGGTCCACGCGCAGCCGGCGGGCAGAATGACCTGGAGGGCGGAGCCGGCGAGGACGTAGAGGAAGCGCGGCAGGAAGAGCGCGAAGGTGTGGCCGGCCTCGTGGAGGACAAGGTCGATGCCGTGAATGAAGCGCAGCGGCCCGGTCGTTGAATTAAAATCCAACTCGCGTTCGAGGATCTGCCAGCCGAGGAGCGCCATCACGAGCAGGCCGAGGGCCCGGCCGGCGACGGCCGCCCACAACACGAGGGGAGCCGCTAGCCTCCGGCCTTGGCGGCGGGAGAGATGGCCGCGGCCTGATGGCCGTTGTCGTCGATGCCGCAGGCCGCCGGGGCGCCCTCGCGGTGGATCGACAGGTCCCGGATGCTCGGATGCTCGCCGCACACCGGGCACTTCGGATCGCGCCTGAGCTTGACCTCGCGGAAGCGCATGCCGAGGGCGTCGTAGGTCAGGAGCCGCCCGATGAGGGGATCGCCGATGCCGAGCAGGAGCTTGATGACCTCGGTCGCCTGCACCAGTCCGATCACGCCTGGGAGCACGCCCAGGACCCCGGCCTCGCTTCAGGAGGGAACGAGGCCCGCCGGCGGCGGCGTGGGATAGAGGCAGCGGTAGCAGGGGCCCTGCCCCGGCGCGAAGACCGTCGCCATGCCCTCGAACTGGAAGATCGAGCCGTGGATATTGGTCTTGCCCGCGAGGCAGCAGGCGTCGTTGACGAGGTAGCGGGTGTCGAAGTTGTCCGAGCCGTCCACGACGAGGTCGTAGTCCTTGATGATGTCCATCACGTTGTCCACGTCGATGCGCGTGGGCAGCTTGATGACGTTGATGTCGGGGTTGAGCGCCTGGATGGTCTCGGCGCCGGAGTCGACCTTGGGGCGTCCGACGCTGGCCGTCGTGTGGAGCACCTGGCGCTGCAGGTTGGAAACGTCCACGACGTCGCCGTCCATGAGCCCGAGCGTCCCCACCCCCGCGGCGGCGAGATAGAGCGCCGTCGGCGAGCCCAGCCCGCCCGCGCCGATCAGCAGCACCTTCGAGCGCAGGAGCTTGCGCTGCCCCTTCTCGCCGACCTGCGGGAGGAGGAAGTGGCGGCTGTAGCGCTGGATCTGCTCGCTGCCGAGCGGCGCGTCCTTCACGACGCCGAGGCCCGACTGGGCCCAGCGCTGGAAGCCGCCCTGGAGGTTGACCACGTTCGTGTAGCCGAGATCGTGGAGCGCCTTGGCCGCGAGCATGGAGCGAAGCCCGGTCTGGCAGTACAGGACAATGGGCGTCGTCTGATCGGCCGCGGCCGTGCCGATGCGGAACTCGAGGAAGCCGCGGCTGATGTTGTTCGCGCCTTCGATCGAGCCGTCGCGGTACTCGTCTGGGTCACGCACGTCGATGACCACGACGGCCTCGCCCGCGTCGAGCCGCTTCTTGAGCTCGGCCGGCGGCTGTTCCGGGATGACCTGCCTGGCCTCGCCCAGCATCTCCTTCAACGTCTTCATGCGATCGCTCCTTGCGGCGGTTGCGTCTTTAGAATCTACAGGTTCATATTACCACCATTCCCGGTCGGAGCAGGGAAGAAGGCCCTCCTCCCTGTCGGAGCTGGAACAAGACTGCTATAATCGGCCGCGAAATGAAAGGGTTAATCCTCTCCGGCGGGCGCGGGACGCGGCTCCGCCCCATCACCTTCACCTCGGCCAAGCAGCTGATCCCGGTGGCCAACAAGCCCATCCTCTTCTATGGGATCGAGGCGCTGGCGGCTTCCGGCATCCGCGAGATCGGCATCGTCGTCGGCGAGACCCACCGGGAGATCCGTGACGCCGTCGGCGACGGCTCGCGCTTCGGCGTGTCGGTGACGTACATCCAGCAGGATGCCCCGCTGGGACTCGCGCACGCGGTCCTCGTCTCCGAGCCCTTCCTGGGCTCGGACTCCTTCTGCATGTACCTGGGCGACAACCTGATCCGCGAGAAGCTCGAGCCGCTCGTCACGCGCTTCCGCGACGAGAAGCCGCAGAGCCAGATCCTGCTCGCCCGCGTGCCCGATCCGACCCAGTTCGGCGTCGCCGAGCTTCGGGACGGCAAAGTGGTCCGGCTCATCGAGAAGCCCAAGGTCCCGCCGTCCGACCTGGCGCTGGTCGGCGTCTACATGTTCGACGCGACGATCTTCCAGGCGGTCAAGGCCATCAAGCCTTCGGCGCGCGGCGAGCTCGAGATCACCGACGCGATCCAGTGGCTCATCGACCAGGGGCACGTCGTCCGGCCGCACATCATCGAAGGCTGGTGGAAGGACACGGGCAAGCTCGAGGACCTGCTCGAGGCCAACCGCATCATCCTCGACACGCTCGTGCCGAGGACGGACGGCGTCGTCGAGGACTCCGACATCGCGGGCAAGGTCGTGGTCGAGGCCGGCGCGCGGGTGGTCAAGAGCACGGTGCGGGGGCCGGCCATCATCGGCAAGGGCGCCGTGATCGAGAACGCGTACATCGGGCCCTTCACCTCCATCGGCGACGGCGTCGTGGTGCGGGGCAGCGAGGTCGAGCACTCCATCGTCCTCGAGGGCGCCAGCATCTCGGACATCGGCGGCCGCATCGAGTCGAGCCTCATCGGGCGTAACGTGTCCATCCACAAGAGCGCGCGCAAGCCGAGGTCGTTCAACTTCATGCTGGGCGACCGCAGCGAGGTTGGGCTCGTCTGATGCGCCTCAACGACGACGCCCAGCGCGCCTACTTGGTGCAGGACTACGCCGCGCAGCCGGCCATCCAGGGCGTGGAGCTCGTCGACCTCAAGCGCATCGCGGACGACGGCGGGAACTTCACGGAGCTCGGGCGTCTCGGCGCCGGCATCCACGCGGCTTTCCAAGGCTTCGAGGTCAAGCAGATCAACTACAGCGAGCTGGAGCCCGGCGCGATCAAGGCCTTCCATATCCATCGGAGCCAGACGGATGCCTGGTTCGTCCCGCCCGGCGACAAGATGCTCCTGGTGCTGCTCGACGTCCGCGCGGGCTCGCCGACTTCGAGCGTCGCGCGCCGGCTGGTCCTGGGCGACGGCGCCTCGCGCCTCGTACGCATTCCGCCTGGCGTGGCGCACGGCGTGAGGAACCTCGCGGCGGCGCGCGGGCGGATCATCTATTTCGTCGACGCGCAGTTCCAGGCGGCCCCGGCCGAGTGCGACGAGGGGCGGCTGCCCTGGGACTTTGCCGGCGCCGGCGTCTGGGACGTCGTGCGGGGATAAGCCGCCCGTGAAGATCCTCGTGACGGGTGGGGCGGGCTTCATCGGCTCCAACTATGTCCGCCACGTCCTGACCAATCACCCCGAGGACGCGGTGGTCAACCTCGACAAGCTGACCTACGCGGGCAACCTCGAGAACCTCCGCGACGTCGAGAAGGACCCCCGCTACCGTTTCGTCCACGGCGACATCTGCGATCGCGCCGCCGTGGACGAAGCGATGGAAGGGACGGCGGCGGTCGTCCACTTCGCCGCCGAGACCCACGTGGACCGCTCGAACGCGGGCGCCGGCGAGTTCCTCAAGACCAATGTCAGCGGCACCTTCACGCTCCTCGAGGCCGCGCGGGAGCGGAAGATCGGGCGCTTCCTCGCCGTCGGGACCGACGAGGTGTACGGGAGCATCGCCAAGGGCGGCGCGCGCGAGCTCGACCCGCTGAACCCGTCCAATCCCTACTCGGCCTCCAAGGCCGCGGCCGACCTCCTCGCCAAGGCGTACTGGATCACCCACCGCCTGCCCGTGGTGATCACGCGCAGCAGCAACAACTTCGGCCCGTACCAGTATCCGGAGAAGGTCATCCCGCTCTTCATCACCAACGCGATCGAAGACATGCCGCTGCCGCTCTACGGCGACGGGAAGAACGTGCGCGACTGGCTCTACGTCCTCGACAATTGCGCGGCCATCGACCTCGTCCTCCGCAAGGGCAAGGACGGCGAGATCTACAACATCGGCGGCAGCCACGAGGCCGAGAACGTGGTGCTGACCCGGCAGGTGCTGCACCTCCTCGGCAAGCCCGAGAGCCTCATCACCCCGGTGGCCGACCGGCCGGGCCACGACCGGCGCTACGCGCTCGACTCGACCAAGGTCCGGACGCTCGGGTGGAAGCCGGCGCATCCCTTCGCCGCCGCCCTCGAGGCGACCGTGGCGTGGTACAAGGGACACGAGGCGTGGTGGAAGCCGATCAAGTCCGGCGCCTTCCGCGCGTACTACGAGAAGCAGTACCTGACCGCAGTTCGAGCTGAGACAAGATAGCCATGCGCCGCTCCGTCCTGATCGCCGCCGTCCTGCTGCTGGCGCTCCCCGCGCTGCTCGTCGCGGCGCCGAAGGGCGGCGCGCCCCGGCCGGACCCGAACCGAATCTCCTCCCTCCCGTCTCATATCGAGCGCGTCGCGCCGTCCATCGTCGGCATCCACGTCGAGGTGCCCCCCGACCGGTCGTCCGTGGCGACGCTCGGCGCCGAGCGCTGGGGCAGCGGCGTCATCTTCGACCAGGCCGGGTACGCGCTCACGGTGAGCTATGTCCTGCTGGACGCCGCGTGGATCGACGTGACGCTCCGCGACGGGCGCAAGGTCCCGGCCAAGCTCGTCGGTCTCGACCTCGAGTCGGGGCTTGGAGTCGTCAAGCTGGACGGGCCCGGGCCCTGGCGGGCGGCCACGCTCGGCGACTCGACCCGGATGGCGGTCGGAGACCTGACGGGCACCGTGGGTCTCGACGATGACGGCCAGCTCGTAGCGGTGCCCGGCAAGGTCCAGGAGATCAAGCCCTTCGCCGCCTCGTGGGAGTACATGCTCGACCGCGCGATCCTCGTGGCGCCCTACAGCCCGGCCTTCGGCGGCGCGGCCCTGGTAGATGCGACCGGCGCCGTCGTGGGCATCATCTTGCTGAGACTCGGGGAAGCGCCCTTCGTCAACCTCGCCGTCCCGATCGAGCAGTTCCTCGGCGGCAAGCAGGAGCTGATCGCCAAGGGCCGCGTCGAGAGCCGCCGCCCGCGGCCGTGGATCGGCCTCTACACGCGAGAGCTCGTGGGCGGGGGCGTGGTCGTGGCGGGCGTCTCGCCCATCGGACCCGCGCGCACGGCGGGATTCCGCCCGGGCGACGTCATCGTGCGCGTCAACGGCGCCGAGGTCTCGAGCCAGGCGGAGTTCTACCGGCGGCTCTGGCTTGGCGTGATCGGGCAGGACGTGCAGCTCGTGGTCATGCGCGCCGCACGCCTCGAGGCGATCACCGTGCGCCCCGTGGACCGTTACCGCCTCCTCAAGACCGGCGACCGGTAGCGGGCCCACGATGCGTGGCGTGGACACTTACCAGGGGCGCGGCCTCATCGCCGACCCCATCCATCAGTACATCCTCTACACGCGCCCCGACGGCATCCCCGGCGAGGCGACGGAGCAGGACCTCCTCGACTCGCCCTGGATGCAGCGGCTCCGGCGCGTGCCGCAGCTCCAGTCGGCGCGCTGGGTCTTCCCGGCCGCCGAGCACAGCCGATTCCAGCACTCGCTGGGGGCGATGCACCTGGCGGGCCGCTTCGCCCAGCAGCTGCACCCCTCGCTCAAGGCCGAGTTCCCGGACGCCCCGTCGGCGGCGCTCCTGGAAGAGCTGCTGCGGATGTCGGGGCTCCTCCACGACATCGGACATGGGCCCTTCGGGCACTTCTTCGACGACAACTTCCTGGTGGATTTCGGTCTCACGCACGAGATCGTCGGCCAGCGGATCATCCGCGAGCAGATCGCCGACCTGATCCGCGGGCTCAGGCGCAGCCCATCGGCGCCGTTCGAGACCGGCGAGGCGATCAACCCCGATTGGATCTGCTACCTCATGGGCAAGGACCGGACGCGGCCCGAGGCCGAGCACCCGCGCTGGCTCGCCCACCTCAAGCCGCTCCTCAGCGGGATCTACACCGCCGATAACATGGACTACGTGCTCCGCGACTCGTACATGTGCGGCGTGGCCGTCGGGCCCATCGACATCGAGCGGATCATCTACTACTCGTTTTTCAGCGACAAAGGGTTGACGCTCGACCGCGGGGGCATCCAGGCGTTCATCATGTTCCTGAACGCCCGCTTCTACATGTACACCAACGTCTACTATCACCGGACCACGCGAGGCATCGACCTGCACCTGAAGGAGATCTTCCGCGATACCATCCGGCTCATGTTCCCCTACGATCTCAACAAGGACCTGGCGCCCTATCTCCACCTGACCGAGTGGACGCTGCTCGAGGAGGTCGCGCGCTGGCAGGACGCCGGCGATCCCGAGCGCAAGACCCTCGGCCAGGAGTGGCGGCACATCCTCGACCGGCGCCTGAAGTGGCGGATGTCCCACGAGGTCGTCCTCGATCTCTTCGAGCCGCGCAGGGGGTTCGGCTTCATGAAGGCCGAGGAGGTCGAGCAGCGCGTGCGCGAGCTCCTGCCGGCGGGGATGCGGGACTTCCCGTTCAAGATCGACATGGCCCAGCAGGACCCGCGGCCGCTCAACCCCATCGGGATGCAGGACCGCCAGATCTACGTCTACGACTCGGCCACGCGCTCCGTATCGGCGGAGCCGCTCAAGGAGCTGCTCAAGTACCTGCCCGGCAAGGTCGCGCAGTGCCGCATCTTCGCCAAGACCCACGAACACGATCAGGCGCTTGCGAAGGCGCTCAACCAGGCGCTCGGAGAAGAGCGCCCCGCCCACCCGACCAACCTCTAGTCGCCAACCTCTAGACCTGAGGGCTCACCGATGGACACCTATCGCGGCGTCGACTACTACGGCATCGAGGCCTTGCTGACGGAAGAGCAGCGGATGGTGCGGGACGCCGTCCGGGACTGGGTGGAGAAGGAGTTCGTGCCGATCGTGAGTCGGCACCACCGCGACGAGACGTTCCCGCTTGAGGTGGCCAAGCCGCTGGGCGAGATGGGCGTCTTCGGCGCCACGCTCAAGGGCTACGGCTGCGCCGGCCTCGACAACGTCGCGTACGGGCTCATCATGCAGGAGCTCGAGCGCGGGGATTCGGGGCTGCGCTCCTTCGCCTCGGTGCAGAGCGGCCTCGTCATGTACCCGATCTACGCCTACGGCTCGGAGACGCAGAAGGAGAAGTGGCTGCCGCGACTCCAGTCCGGACAGTCGCTCGGCTGCTTCGGGCTGACCGAGCCGGATCATGGATCCGACCCGGGTTCCATGGCGACGCGCGCCATCAAGAAGGGCAACGAGTACGTGCTCAACGGCACCAAGCTCTGGATCACCAACGGCTCGGTCGCCGAGGTCGCCGTGGTCTGGGCCAAGGGCGACGACGGCGAGATCGGCGGCTACCTCGTCGAACGCGGCACGCCCGGCTTCTCGACGCTCGACATCCACGGCAAGTTCTCCATGCGTGCGTCGATCACGTCGGAGCTCGCCTTCGCCGATTGCAAGATCCCGCTCGAGAACAAGCTGCCCGGCGTCAAGGGGCTCAAGGGACCGCTCGGCTGTCTCTCCCAGGCGCGCTACGGGATCGCGTGGGGGGCGATCGGCGCGGCCATGGGCTGCTACGACTGGGCGCTCCAGTACTCCCAGCAGCGCATCCAGTTCGGGAAGCCGATCGGCTCGTTCCAGCTCGTCCAGCAGAAGCTCGTCTGGATGATCACGGAGATCACCAAGGCCCAGCTCTTGTGCCTGCGCCTGGGCCAGCTCAAGGACGAGGGCAAGGTCAGGGCGCAGCAGATCTCCATGGCCAAGCGGAACAACGTCCAGATGGCGCTCGACACGGCGCGCCTGGCGCGCGACATCCTGGGCGCCGCCGGCATCGTGGACGAGCACCCGATCATCCGCCACATGATGAACCTGGAGACCGTCAACACCTACGAGGGCACCCACGACATCCACACGCTGATCATCGGACGCGACATCACGGGTCTCGACGCTTTCGGCATGTGAGCGCCGCTCCGGGCGCGACCCGGCGACGTGGCGCGTGCGTCAGGCGGGCAGCGCCGCGTAGAGCTCGACGGTGTGGCCGTCCGGATCCTTGACGCAGAAGCAGGGCGTCGCGCCGCCCACCTCGCCGAAAGGCTGGAGCCCCGCCTGCTCCGCCTCGCGGCGCGCAGCCTGCAGAGCCTCGCGCGTGCTGCCGACGCAGAAGGCGACGTGGTAGAGGCCGGGCGCTCCGGCGGGAAGAGGCTTCGCCTCGATGCGCGCCACCTCGAGCGAGACGTCGTGGTGGTGGGCGCCGGCGGAGAGGAAGACGATGCGCCCATCCTTGCCGCGACCCGTCTCGCGGAGGCCGAGAACGTCTCGATAGAACCGAACGGATGAACCGAGGTCGCGCACGAAGAGGGAAACGTGTCCCAACTCGCTGACTCGCATGGCGGCGGTAGTGTAGCATAGGGGTCTATGACGCCCGACTCGAGCGCGCCAGCGGTTGCCGTTCCGGGCCGCGCCGTCGCAGCGCCCGCCGACAAAGCGAGGCCGAACTACAAGCTGCTCGGGCTGCTCGCGCTCGGGCATCTCGTCATCGACACGAACCAGGGCTCGCTCCCCGCGCTCCTGCCGTATCTGAAGACCGCGCTCGGTCTCACGTACACGGCGACGGGCGTGATCGTGCTCATGGCCAACATCACGTCGTCGCTGATCCAGCCGTTCTTCGGTTTCCTCGCCGACAAGACGGCGCGGCGGTGGCTCCTGCCGCTGTCCGTGTTCCTCTCCTCGGTGGGCATCGCGCTGAGCGGCGTGGCGCCGTCCTACTACGCCGTGCTGGCGCTCGTCATGATCAGCGGCTTCGGCATCGCCGCGTACCACCCCGAGGGTTATCGCACCGCGACCCAGGTCGCCGGGGAGCGCAAGGCGACGGGCGTCTCCATCTTCTCGACCGGCGGCAACATCGGCATCGCGGCGGGACCGCCGTTCATCACGCTCCTCCTCACGGGCTTCGGCATGCCCGGCACCCTGGGCATGTTCCTGCCGGGGCTCCTCGTGGCGGGGCTCCTCATGGCCGTGCTGCCGGGGCTGTCGCGGCCGCTGCCGGGGCGCGCGCAGGGCGCGGCGTTGGCGCCGAAGACCATGGTGGGAGGCATGAGCCTGCTCGTGCTCGTCGTCTCCATCCGGTCGTGGACCCAGCTCGGGTTCACGACGTACATGCCGTTCTACTACCTCGAAGTCCTCAGGGGCGACCCGCGCATGGTCGGCACGCTCCTGGCCGTCTTCCTCGGCGCGGGCGCCGTGGGCACGCTCATCGCGGGACCGATCTCGGACCGGGTCGGCCACCGCCGCTACATGGTCAGCGTGTTCTTCCTTGCCGCCCCACTCGCCGTGGCGTTCCTGCTCGTGAGCGGCGTGTGGACCTTCGTGTTCCTGGCCGCCCTCGGGTTCGTCCTCGTGTCGACCTTCACGGTCGCCGTCGTGCTGGGGCAGGCCTACATGCCGCGCAATCTTGGGATGGCCTCAGGGCTCATCGTGGGCTTTGCCATCGGCGCGGGCGGCGTCGGCGCCACCGCGCTCGGCTGGGTCGCGGACCACTGGGGCTTGTCCTCGGCGCTGTGGATCTCGGCGCTCATGCCGATCCTGGGCTGCGCGGTCTCCCTGACGCTGCCCGAGCCGCGCTCGCGCTGACCTGAGCCTGCCCGTGAGCCTCCTCTCCCACTTCCAGGATGGCGAGCAGACGCTGCTCATCGACCAGCGCGGCAAGCGCCATCTCATCCTGTTGCGAAAGGGCGAGACCTTCCACTCCGACCGCGGGTGGATCAAGCACGAGGACATCATCGGCCGGCCCGACGGCTCGTGGGTGCGCACATCCAAGAACACGCGCTGCCTCGCGGTGCGCCCAACGCTGGCCGAGTACGTGCTCGACATGCCGCGCGGCGCCCAGGTTATCTACCCGAAAGACCTTGCGATGGTGCTCTTCTGGGCCGACATCTTCCCGGGCGCGCGCGTGCTCGAGGCGGGGATGGGATCGGGCGCGCTGACGCTGGCGCTCCTGCGCGCCGTCGGGCCCGAGGGCAAGGTCATCACGTACGAGCAGCGCGAGGACTTCGCGCGGCGCGCGCTCGCCAACATCAAGATGCGCATGGGCGAGGTGTCGAACCTCGCGGTCCGGCTGCGGCCCGTGGAGGAGGGGCTCGCCGAGGAGGAGCCGGTGGATCGGGCCGTCTTCGACCTGCCCGAGCCGTGGCATCTGGTCGATTCCGTCACGCACGTGCTGCGCTCGGGCGGCGTCTTTCTCTCGTACGTGCCCACGATCATCCAGTCCCACCAGCTGTCCGAAGCGCTCCGCCGGCACCCCGGCTATTCGCTCGTCGAGACCTTCGAGACGCTGATGCGGCCGTGGAACATCGACGGGCTGTCGGTGCGTCCCTTCCACCGAATGGTCGCGCACACGGGCTTTCTCACCGTCGCGCGGCGCGTGGTGCCGGAGGAGGGTGGGGCGCAGCCTCACGTCGAGTATCCCGAGGGCCACTGAGTGCTGTTAAAGCGCTGGTTCGGACTTTGTCCCGCCGGAGCGACAGTGGGCGGCGAGGTCCGCGGGGGCCAGACCACCCTCATGGTCATGGCCTACATCATCTTCGTGACCCGGCCATCCTGGGCTTCGCCGGCATCCCGGCGCGCTTCGTCGCCTGGCCGGACTTCTCGAGCCTGGGCGCCGGCTTCGACCTCTCGATCTTCGCCCGCGTCGGGGTCCTGACCGCCATCGTCACGATCTTCTCCGTCATGCCCTCGGACTTCTTCGACACCATGGGCACGGTGATCGGGGTGGGCGCCGAGGCGGGATGGCTCACTCCCGACGGCAGGCTCCCGCGCCTGAATCGCGTCCTGCTCGTCGATTCGCTGGCGGCGGTGGCGGGCGCGTCGTCGGCAACGACCTACGTCGAGTCGGCGGCCGGCGTGGCGGCCGGCGCGCACACCGGCCTCGCCTCCGTGGTCACGGGCGGCTGTTTTCTCCTGGCGCTGTTCTTCGCTCCCGTGGCAGGCGTCGTGCCCGCCCAGGCGACGGCGCCCGCGCTGATCCTGGTCGGCTTCCTCATGACCTCGCTCGTCCGGGACATTCCCTTCGGCGGCCTCGAGGAGGGATTCCCGGCGCTCCTGACCGTGGCGCTGATGCCCTTCACGTACTCGATCACGGACGGCATCGGGGCGGGCTTCGTCGCGTACTGCGCCATCAAGCTCCTGCGCGGCAAGGGGGCGGAGGTCCACGGCATGATGTACGGAGCCGCGGCCGCCTTCCTCATCTACTTCGCGCTGCCCGCAATCCGCCCCCTCCTCCGGAATTAGCAGGCGGCTGAAAAAGGCCCATCTGCATCATTTAGCAAGAAGACTGTTGGGGCGCCCTCGGCCGCACGCTCGTGGCAGTTCGAGCTGAGGGGCGGAGCCCCGAGGCGAGGGCTGAGACAGTCGTACGCCTCGCGTGCGGAATCAACCCAGCCCTCGTCTCGCGACGGCACAGGCCGTCGCTCAACTCGAACAGCGGGGCGCCGCCTCGCATCTGGACCTTTTTGAGCCGCCTGTCCAACGCCCTCTAGCTCCTGTGGTAGGCTAGGTGCTCTGCCGCGTCGCCGGCTGAATCCGCTCTAAGAAGGAGGTCGCGTTGCTGATCGGAGCCATGCGGGGGTATTTCAGGGGGCTGAAGTTCGTCCTCCTGGTCGTCATCGTCGCGTTCATCGCCACGTCGCTCTTTTTCTACGGCTCAGGCCCCATGCGGGGGGACGGCGCGCGCTCGAACGCGCCGGCCACCGTCAACGGCGAGGAGGTTCCGGCCGCCCGCTTCCAGCGCATGCAGCGGAACCTCCTCGAGTACTATCGCCGCGCCTACCGGCAGGACATCACGCCGGAGATGGCGGAGCGCATGGGGCTGACCCAGCAGGTCATCAGCGACCTCGTCCAGGAGGCGCTCATCATCCAGCAGGCCAAGCGCGAGGGCATCACGGTCGGCGACGAGGAGCTGCGGCTCCGCATCCAGTCGATTCCCGCTTTCCAGGATGACGGGCGCTTTTCTCGCGACCGGTACCTGGCCCAGCTCAAGCAGGCCCGCATGGACCCCGGGGAGTTCGAGACCGAGGTGCGCCGGGACCTCGTGCGCCAGAGGATGGAGGCGCTCGTCAAGGACGGCATCAAGGTGTCCGACGCCGAGGTGGAGCAAACGTACATGACGCGCTTCGAGCGCGTGCGCGCGAACTGGGCCTCCATCGAGAGCGCGCCGCTCGTGGCCCAGATGACGGTCAGCGACGCCGACGCGGAAGCGTACGTGAAGACGCACGAGGCCCAGTTCAGCCGGCCGGAGCGTCGCCGGATCCAGTATGTCCTGATCGCCCCCAAGGCCTTCGCCAAGGCCGTGCCCGACGCGGACGCCGAGGCGTACTACAAGGAGCACCGGGCCGAGTTCGAGCGGCCCAAGCGGCTCAAGACGTCGCACATCCTGGTGCGCGTGCCGCCCACCGGCGGCAGCGAGGCCGAGAACAAGTCCAAGGCCAAGGTCGAGGAGGCGATCCGGCGCGCGAAGGCCGGCGAGGACTTCGGCAAGCTCGCCAAGGAGCTGTCGGAAGACACCGCGACGGCGCCCCAGGGCGGCGATCTCGGCTTCGTGGGCAAGGGCGAGATGGTGCCGCAGTTCGAGGAGGCGGTATTCGCGCTGAAGAAGGGGGAGATCTCGCCCCAGCCCGTGCGCACGCCCTTCGGCTACCACGCCATCATGGTCTCCGACGTGCAGGACGGCGGCGTCGAGCCGTTCCGCGACGCGGCGGCCAAGATCAAGGAGAAGCTCGCCGCCGAGCGCAGCGAGCGCGCCGCCCAGGCCAAGGCTGACGAGGCGCGGCCCGCATTGGCCGCGACCAAGGATTTCGCCGCTGAGGCGAAGAAGCTCGACGTCGATTGGAAGGAAGCGGTGGTTGCTAGGGGTGACGGGATCGAGGGCATCGGCCGCGACCCGCAGCTCGAGGAAGCGATCTTCGGTCTCGCGGTGGGCGGCGTGACACCGCCGATCAAGACCCCGGGCGGCTTCGTGATCACCCGCGTGGCCGAGTCCTTCCCGGCCGGTGTGCCGCCCTTCGCCGAGATCAAGGACAAGGC
Above is a window of Candidatus Rokuibacteriota bacterium DNA encoding:
- a CDS encoding S1C family serine protease — translated: MRRSVLIAAVLLLALPALLVAAPKGGAPRPDPNRISSLPSHIERVAPSIVGIHVEVPPDRSSVATLGAERWGSGVIFDQAGYALTVSYVLLDAAWIDVTLRDGRKVPAKLVGLDLESGLGVVKLDGPGPWRAATLGDSTRMAVGDLTGTVGLDDDGQLVAVPGKVQEIKPFAASWEYMLDRAILVAPYSPAFGGAALVDATGAVVGIILLRLGEAPFVNLAVPIEQFLGGKQELIAKGRVESRRPRPWIGLYTRELVGGGVVVAGVSPIGPARTAGFRPGDVIVRVNGAEVSSQAEFYRRLWLGVIGQDVQLVVMRAARLEAITVRPVDRYRLLKTGDR
- a CDS encoding glucose-1-phosphate thymidylyltransferase translates to MKGLILSGGRGTRLRPITFTSAKQLIPVANKPILFYGIEALAASGIREIGIVVGETHREIRDAVGDGSRFGVSVTYIQQDAPLGLAHAVLVSEPFLGSDSFCMYLGDNLIREKLEPLVTRFRDEKPQSQILLARVPDPTQFGVAELRDGKVVRLIEKPKVPPSDLALVGVYMFDATIFQAVKAIKPSARGELEITDAIQWLIDQGHVVRPHIIEGWWKDTGKLEDLLEANRIILDTLVPRTDGVVEDSDIAGKVVVEAGARVVKSTVRGPAIIGKGAVIENAYIGPFTSIGDGVVVRGSEVEHSIVLEGASISDIGGRIESSLIGRNVSIHKSARKPRSFNFMLGDRSEVGLV
- a CDS encoding VOC family protein codes for the protein MRVSELGHVSLFVRDLGSSVRFYRDVLGLRETGRGKDGRIVFLSAGAHHHDVSLEVARIEAKPLPAGAPGLYHVAFCVGSTREALQAARREAEQAGLQPFGEVGGATPCFCVKDPDGHTVELYAALPA
- a CDS encoding HD domain-containing protein, which translates into the protein MDTYQGRGLIADPIHQYILYTRPDGIPGEATEQDLLDSPWMQRLRRVPQLQSARWVFPAAEHSRFQHSLGAMHLAGRFAQQLHPSLKAEFPDAPSAALLEELLRMSGLLHDIGHGPFGHFFDDNFLVDFGLTHEIVGQRIIREQIADLIRGLRRSPSAPFETGEAINPDWICYLMGKDRTRPEAEHPRWLAHLKPLLSGIYTADNMDYVLRDSYMCGVAVGPIDIERIIYYSFFSDKGLTLDRGGIQAFIMFLNARFYMYTNVYYHRTTRGIDLHLKEIFRDTIRLMFPYDLNKDLAPYLHLTEWTLLEEVARWQDAGDPERKTLGQEWRHILDRRLKWRMSHEVVLDLFEPRRGFGFMKAEEVEQRVRELLPAGMRDFPFKIDMAQQDPRPLNPIGMQDRQIYVYDSATRSVSAEPLKELLKYLPGKVAQCRIFAKTHEHDQALAKALNQALGEERPAHPTNL
- a CDS encoding dTDP-4-dehydrorhamnose 3,5-epimerase family protein — translated: MRLNDDAQRAYLVQDYAAQPAIQGVELVDLKRIADDGGNFTELGRLGAGIHAAFQGFEVKQINYSELEPGAIKAFHIHRSQTDAWFVPPGDKMLLVLLDVRAGSPTSSVARRLVLGDGASRLVRIPPGVAHGVRNLAAARGRIIYFVDAQFQAAPAECDEGRLPWDFAGAGVWDVVRG
- a CDS encoding acyl-CoA dehydrogenase family protein yields the protein MDTYRGVDYYGIEALLTEEQRMVRDAVRDWVEKEFVPIVSRHHRDETFPLEVAKPLGEMGVFGATLKGYGCAGLDNVAYGLIMQELERGDSGLRSFASVQSGLVMYPIYAYGSETQKEKWLPRLQSGQSLGCFGLTEPDHGSDPGSMATRAIKKGNEYVLNGTKLWITNGSVAEVAVVWAKGDDGEIGGYLVERGTPGFSTLDIHGKFSMRASITSELAFADCKIPLENKLPGVKGLKGPLGCLSQARYGIAWGAIGAAMGCYDWALQYSQQRIQFGKPIGSFQLVQQKLVWMITEITKAQLLCLRLGQLKDEGKVRAQQISMAKRNNVQMALDTARLARDILGAAGIVDEHPIIRHMMNLETVNTYEGTHDIHTLIIGRDITGLDAFGM
- the rfbB gene encoding dTDP-glucose 4,6-dehydratase — encoded protein: MKILVTGGAGFIGSNYVRHVLTNHPEDAVVNLDKLTYAGNLENLRDVEKDPRYRFVHGDICDRAAVDEAMEGTAAVVHFAAETHVDRSNAGAGEFLKTNVSGTFTLLEAARERKIGRFLAVGTDEVYGSIAKGGARELDPLNPSNPYSASKAAADLLAKAYWITHRLPVVITRSSNNFGPYQYPEKVIPLFITNAIEDMPLPLYGDGKNVRDWLYVLDNCAAIDLVLRKGKDGEIYNIGGSHEAENVVLTRQVLHLLGKPESLITPVADRPGHDRRYALDSTKVRTLGWKPAHPFAAALEATVAWYKGHEAWWKPIKSGAFRAYYEKQYLTAVRAETR